CTTGTAGTCCATTTTCCATTACCCGGATTTAAGCCCAAATCTTAACGCTTTCTGTTTATATATTTGCATACAGCCCAAAAAACATAAATGTTAAATTTGCAAATGTTTCAACAAAATCAGAGTGGCGCAGCGGAAGCGTGGTGGGCCCATAACCCACAGGTCCCAGGATCGAAACCTGGCTCTGATATAAAAGAGTAGCTTCCCCAATGCCAacacttttttctttttgtcttCATTTTATCTCGCGTGACAATTAACTTAACTTCAGTTTTACAAATCTTAACTGTcttttgaaaagaaaagaaaaaacaactGGTGATATTAATTCTTGTTCTATTCTACAATTTTTTactaaatttatattatctggaaaaaaaaatctcgCGTGAAATTATTTGACTTAACTTAGTTTTACATAATTTTTCAGAAACACGTCAAAATAAGTCATATTTTAATAGCTTAAAAGGATAGCCTCAAGCCATGCCATAGAAaatactacatccgtttcatAATGATTGAAACAcgttccgttttagtccgtttcataatgtttttatactttgttttattctatttttagacATGTAAAATTACTACCTAATTACCTTTCTTAACAGCTACTccttccgtttctttttgtttgttacgtattccttttagggtgtttcacaatgtttgttacatgagagaatctttccttttataaacttattatactatcattttttgtgccatcttttaattttaattggtccaattttttcaactcattaaatatcTTTGCAATTTCCCAAGTaggttaagttagcaatctttgtgaTTTTCCATTATTAGTTCATTTTGCTAAATAAaataatcttattggttgttgtaatgattagtggattgaggttttacttggttttattttttaataaaaaagaaaaagaatctttattatacgttaataaacgtgcaaaagtcaaaacgtaacaaacataaagaaacggagggagtaatatttataaatttttactcattttctcttaccttatttttttttttttcttacacttaTTCACCTTTTTACAGActtctcttactttatctatattttattatattcacttttctaattttatcttaatatttgtgcaaataataaGTACACGTGCATTATTCTAAAGCATTAAGCATGGCTTGCTACAACCAAATTGCCAACCAcgcaattattaatattattgttgTTACTCTTATGAATTACTCCAATAATTAATAGGGTATCATTTTCggtccaaaaataaaacaaacaattaGAAGCTGCCAAAAGATAGAGTTTGGAACTTTGGATCGTATAAATTATTGTCCATACTTCTAAATTCTAATTGACACACGAATGGAATTGAATTGGCCCCATCTGCCTTTTTATTCTTTGGGATTTAAATTACTCCACCAAtaatcttattattattattattatgtcaATTGTTGTATATTAATTACTATGCCCATTGCCCAAGATGAACAGAATACTTATCAacagcatttttttttttgccctgACTGAGTTACATGGCAACATAAATTATACAGATTAAATAGACAAGAGATAATTCGAACCTCTAATTTATTATAGATAGGTATTATTATAGGTCTCAGGTTAGAATAACCGGCCTCTCTCTCATTCGTAACATTGCCCCATTAATTCATTCGCTTAAAAAAAGTCATATACAGGTTCAATCTTATTCAATAGGTATAAACCTTATTAGAGTCAAAGTCATATTGCGACATTGACATGAGTGGTTTTTATTCTTCAATTAGTGATGTCTTATAACTAGAAATGTACgtaagatgatgatgatgatgatgatgataagcGATAAGTTCTAGctacttttttagtttatctCTATGATGTAAGCTAACAAACCATGCATTATTGGATTATGATTTtcagactttttttttttttttgaaatgacaaTTATATTTCTCTTTGTGTATTCATTGAATTATTTTCTCTTTCGAAAATATGTATAATAAGATCGTAAGTAGAGATTCTTATCTTTTATGAATGTACATCTAAGTGTTGTTTTGATCTTAAATTACGAACGCACATAATACATACGTTGTATATGAAACAACATCATTATATCAATAAGATGGATAGCTGTTTCAACTCAAACACGTACATACGTAAATATGTAATAATTTGGATTATAATAAAATAGGAGTGTCATATAAATCAAATACGTAATAGTATGGATTATAATAACAAAGGGGTGTGTCATGTGAATATGCAATATATAATAATCTtgattataataattaacaaaggTTGGGAGACGTATTAAGATATACTACCTCTGCTCTTTTTTAAATGGCACAATTATTTaatcacgtttgtcaatgcatgattataaacattaatatctttcatatatatggataagaaaaagttataaaaatttgttatttaaaaaatatttattgaaacgaatctaataagacctcaCATGGCTATTTTTTCTTATGttaaatcacaaaaggaagtcaatgGAAGTTATGTGAATAACATCAAAAAATttcattgtgtcatgtaaatgagaacggaggaagtatcactacaagaatttgtatctttaacgacaacctaattacgacgggtcaaaaattccgtcgcaaaaggcttttgcgacggggctaacaaccaaacaatgacgggaataaccgtcgcaaatgtcttttacgacgggtttacgacggatttacgacgggatttctattaacgacggcccccttttatgacgggttcgcgacaggaaagcccgtcgttaatcaacgattattgacctttcgcgacgggatttcccatcgttaatagtacaatttcttgtatgACATATATCAAAATTCCACTATGATGAATTTAACACACTATaacatatatatgtatatattcaTATATGGTATTGTTTTACTTAAATTAGTTGTCACATTTCTCGTGCATATTATAGTTAGTAACGTTTTCTATTGATTttcatttgtttatttttgctGGTTACATTCTTATTCTATTTCCACTTCGACAAAAATTTTCTCTTACACATATGACATATCTAGCTCACATAATacttccgtttcaaaatgatatttacGGTTACTATCTAAAAAGGTAGGTGACAgggtgagtgtaagaaaaaatgaataaacaAGAGAAAGTGAGTAAAAAGTTGTAGAGTAAGAGAggtaaaatttataattttcatgttaaaaaattgaataaagcataatgtaaagaatattacaaactaaaacgaaaagtgtaGAGATTATTTTGAAAAGGAGGTAGTACAACActatttttttaacaaaaaaaataaaaaagatatataacaattttttatacttcgtattatattTTCATGAAAAAGGAAAGATAATGAAAAGTAAATTACAAAACTCTCAAGGAAGAGATAACAAAATAGAGAGAGAACTCATCAATATCAAAGCGGCTACGTACGTACTACGTAAAATCGTAAATCATAATGATAAAATGGCTTGTTGTACATCAAATAACTTGCTTGCCCTTgccttaaaaattaaaatcttaaATAGTAATTATACAACTTATATCCATTGAATGAAGATGCAAATAGAAGGGCCAATAAAGTAAATGAAAATGTCGTTAGTAAACCAGATACTTGTGATGAACATGCACCGATTGCTCACCTATAATGAACATGCACCAATTGATCCGCCATCGTGTACATTTTTGCTCCCTTTTTCTAACAAGGGATTGTGTATTACTTTGTATTCATGTGTTTGTATCTTCTATAAACAATAACAAATACATTTTCTGATGTAACGTACTTATCTATGTATCTATGAATCTATGGTACGCTTATTGTCAATGCCCTAATGGCtaatgtttatattatgaaactAAACATGATCGATATGACATGTGTCACGCCGATCACCTCAGATACTCATCTTTCCATAAAAATGTATCAATGAAGAATTCTTACGTAATAAAGCAAATTCAACAAACTTATCTCAATGTTGTGATTAACGAATATTACAATTGTCGCACCGTGGAAAATCACTGATTTTTAGATAATTTTGCGTTACCTCGGTGCAGTAGAACGCTCACGGTTGTTCTTTATGATTAACACGACATCAAGACTTCTTTGCACTCATAAGGCTCAATTAATGATCAGAATATTGCCAACAAATTAAAGATATTTTTAGAGAGGATgagtttatatatatatatatatatatatatatatatatatatatatatatatatatatataatactgTACTCCGTAGCACCTAAATGCTAATTTATCCTATTGCTTTGTGTAAAAAGACAAAAATGCCCTTACTTTCTCAAGCGAAAAGATGAAAGTATCATTATATTTTGGAAAATTTGTCAGAAATAACTTTATAAAACACAAAAATTTGTGAGAAAtgatcttttttaaaaaaaagttgtgaaagAAGACCCAATTGGATTATTTTGTTGTGAATAATATTCACAACAAAATAATCAAATTGGGCCTtttttcacaattttttttttaaaatgtcaTTTCTCACAATTTTTGTGTCTAAAAAAGTCTTTTCTTACAAATTTCCTTATATTTTTAGCAAACCGTAGCGGACTAGCGGCTATGGCTGTCGTGTGACCCAAAGAAGAGGAATCAATGGATAACAACACACTGGCAATTATTTTTCATTACCCCAACGGCCAACCACTTAACTTTAACAACAAAAAGGCAAGTTTTGCAAAAATGAGTCCGAATCCATTGACGTAAGTAGTAATACCGTTAGCAGGAAGATAACGAACTACTACATGGATGGGCCACATGGGAAGTTCCTCTTTGCACCCAGCCCATGCATAATGGGCCCAATATGTAATTGGGCTACGTGTATTTTGTAATTAAATCCCACAATGCTTGTGCTGGTAGGCCCATTACATCTTTTTGTTTTCAATGTTAAAAAACATTACCATCATTTAAACATTCGTTGTCTTTTTACTATTGATGATTCTATGTCTTTTTATTGTCCCGTCCTTTTCTTGCCGGAGTTGGTAAATTTTGTAGGCCCAATTAGGTTCCTTCAAACTCATCCAACGGTTGATAATTAGTCTCTGGCCGGCGATGATTAGTACCGATCGACGGTTCCCAAAGTTTCCATGGGATAAGTGCAATTGTGCCCTATCCATTATTGGACCACGACCATATACGATCCAAACATTAGTTGCCATTTTTATTGGGCAATTTTATTATTGGGCCTACTAAAGAGTCTCTCCTCACATGGAAGTTTATTGCATGGTATCTAATCATACTATTTTTGGTCTGGATCGCATCAAATACTCCATCTGTATTTCAAAGAGAGATATACTTCGATCGGCACATAGTTTTAGaagagtgagttgaatttagttaaaataagatgaaagtggtgtagtgggtgaattatttaaaaaggtgatgtgagtaagtgtagggaccacaagaaagagagaaacatgtcaaaaaaggaagtgtatcactttttaaaatacgaccgtttaaggaaagtgtatgtctttttaaaatacggagggagtaccaggTAGTTGGCAATTTTAGACTTTGAGATCAAATTCTGGATTAGATCGGAAAAATAGGTTGTTAGAatatgccttgaatcggtcaagcctCTTTATTGCAACGCCCCAGTATGAGGATCTCGATAGGGTTATCTATTTTCAGTATTTTGGgcatttttctgggtttttttcGCATATGTTTAGATAAAACTATATAAACTATTTAGGTCATAATTTAGTTATATTATATGATTTCTATTTCACAAgattactaaaaaaaaaatttctctGTTCTGCACGTGGACATAGGCACATAGCTAACGTTTATTAAAGTGTAATACTAGATtgtagcccgtgcgatgcacgatttctattaaattgttacattaaaataaaattcctatatatatcaactgctatactttatatattagattagattgttttttttattatggattgaatttcattttagatttattttttaattattatagtgtttgattttggatgaaattgtatataagaaatattaataattaattaataaaaatatttacatggcaccgaattatttatctacgtggcattcgactttttatttcaaaaataatttcgaaGTCTTAATTTTCATTAGCCGAAACCATGCTtgaaaaaatttagaacatcatttaataaatttagaacatgattgaataaatttagaacatgagcttgaaaatttagaacatgattgaataaatttagaacatgcttgaattaattttgaAGATGCTTGAATAGttttataacatgtttaatagttttagaacatgtttgaattaatttagaacatgagcttaaaagtttagaacatgtatatatgtatatgtgttgactacattctcatgttctaaatttagaacattgttgaataaattttgaacatctttgaataaatttagagcatggttgaacaaatttagaacatcgttgaataaatttagaacatcgttgaataaatttagaacatcgttgaataaatttagaacatcatttaataaatttagaacattgttgaataaatttagaacatgcttgaataaatttagaacatgagcttacaaatttagaacatggttgaataattttagaacatgcttgaattaatctagaacatgaggttaagaatttagaacatggttgaataattttagaacatgcttgaattaatctagaacatgaagttaaaaatttagaacatggttgaataaaattaaaacatgcttgaataaatttagaacatggttgaaccaatttagaatatggttaaataaatttagaacatcgttgaataaatttagaacatgagttagcaaatttagaacattgttgaataaatatagaacatagagagtgcaaaagtgttctcaccataagaagtgttcttacataaggaggtgttctcaccggatccctcccctatatatatatatatatatatatatatatatatatatatatatatatatatatatatatatatatatatatatatatatatatatatatatatatatatatatatatatatatatatatatatatatggaaaatttggtaatattaatccacctttgaccgattttcttttattaagcccacctacgacatattttttaataatcccacctttattacccaacaacttttattgggcccaacaggtcataaaactgttgtaagcggcattatttctctacatggcagtactctctctcgatatattcagtcatcatcatcaattcatcaccatctcgttgactttttcaccgattaccggccacttaagcccaataaaagtcgtcgggtagtaaaggtgggattattaaaaaatatgtcgtaggtgggattaataaaagaaaatcggccaaaggttggattaatattaccaaattttcctatatatatatatatatatatatatatatatatatataagatttCAACATGTTGAAGGAGAAAATTAAACACTTTCTACAAGATACGAGAACCTATATTTGATggacaaaaaaaatattcgatAGAAAAGTTACCCTTAGGATCCTCATTAGTGCGATAAAGTTGGATCTTCCATCTTGATTTTCTCTTCTCGGAGATAAAATCGTAGATCTACACACTGGGCCTCGTGAACAAACTCTTATCAACTTCAAGTTCGTCAAATCCAAATTCACCAAAATCACATCGAAACATattaaatacaaacttttaggaaagacggtgtaacggttagaccacttttatgcatgcactttaactaattagttaaccagcgaaaccaattagttaaccggcgaaaccaattagttgagtttgaaattcaattagttaaggaacgaaaacaattagttatgcaaccgaaccaattagttaagcactgaaccaattagttaaacaatgaaactgattagttaagcaatagtatcaattagttaagattttatgagttttagttattaataagtttgttctaaaatataactattcgactcataaatttTTGTGTTTATACCTtgactattttgttattcaattagttatgattttattacttatagttatgttttacactattttagttagtaccaaaaaggttgtctaaccgttagacggtcttacacaaaagcttTTGTATATTAAAACTATGGAGATATACTCGATGTTATAAATAGACTCTAAATTGATAACCGTAATCATTGAACTTTAAACCATCAAACCCAAATAGGAAATCGTTTTACATACATTGACTAGCCCAATAGATGATATAGAAGTATAGAACCCATATATGCCAAATACGCAATAAAATTATGATACCCATACGGCCACATACCCTTTTGGTAGATCTTGCCTGCATCTAAACCAATTTCCTTACTAAAAAAGAAGTCACATGTTGACTTCCCTCCCTCTCGTCGGTGAACTATTTAACGACCATTTTCAGTTGTCCCAACCCAATTCTCCCACTCCACAAGTCCACACTCCACTCCACTCAACTCAACTCAACTCACTtacccactttctctctcctcctccactAAACCCTCACTTACCTAAAAAGTTCTTCCAACATAATCATTCCTTTTTCCATCTTAATCATCATTAATTCCTCATTAACCTTGTCAATTCACTAAAAAATCCACTTTAATTACCTCATTTAGTCGTACTAATTCATCATTTCGCCATTGTTGACTCAGATCTGAGATGATGAAGAAAAAGCAAGGTACTGTTAATATCTCTATAAAGTAATAATGGTAGTTTGAGATTCGATTCCTTTCTTTTTTGTCGTTTTTATTTTGTGTGCActttatcttcttcttcttcttgaacTCCTCGGTTTCTGCACTTTTTTTTGGGGTTAATTTAGCActtttgttaaaaaataattacaccaaaagaaacaaattcaaacacccagTAACTTTTTTCTgttgctttttttttgaaattagcGCGAAGTTTTGTTTCAAAATCTCGAATGTATGAATGTTTAACGGCGGACATTGTTTAAATTTTGTTTTAGGTCTTTGAGGTGGAGAAACAAGCAAAATTTCAGCAACCCCAGAAAAAACCCAGCaaggaaagaggagagagaaaatgaggggTGTTTCAATTTTTTATGCTGTTTTTATGGTGTTGTTTTCTGGGTTGTTTAATTATGAGGTAAATGCTAGTTTACTTGATGATGATAAGAAAGCATTGATGGATTTTGTTGGTAAAGTACCACATTTACATGTTCTTAATTGGAGTGAGAGCACTTCAATCTGTAGTAATTGGACTGGTATTACTTGTAATGCCGACTCGACTCGGGTAATCTCGGTCCGACTGCCGGCTGTTGGGTTTAACGGGGAGATTCCGGGTGATACTATTAGTAGGTTATCAGCCTTGCAGATATTGAGCTTAAGAGAGAATGGTATTAGTGGTACATTTCCTAGTGATTTTGCTAATTTGAAGAACTTGTCTATGTTGTTTCTTCAGTTTAATAACTTTTCTGGTCCTTTGCCTAGTGATTTTTCTACTTGGGAGAATATGAGTGTGCTTAATTTGTCGAATAATCGTTTTAATGGGAGTATACCTAAGTCGATTTCAAGTCTGAACTTGCTTTCGGCTTTGGATCTTTCTAACAATTCTATCTCTGGTGAGGTTCCTGACTTGGGGTTACCAAATTTGCAAGTGTTAAACTTGTCGAATAATAATCTTAATGGCATAGTCCCGAAGTCGTTGCAAAGGTTTCCTAAGTCTGCGTTTTTAGGGAATGATGTTGATTTAGTGAATTCTTTGGTTGAGCAGTCTGATCTGTCGCCCATTCCTGGTGGTAGGCTGATTAAGCCAAGGAATTGGTGGAGGCAGGCTTGGTTCTTGGCAATTGTAATTGCATGTGGTGTTCTGGGGATTGTAGCATTTGGGTTTTTGTTCTTTGCTTGTTGTTTAAGAAGAAAGGATGATGATGGTTTTACTGGGAAATTTCCTAAGGGAAGCAGGTCCCCTGAGAAAGCAACCTCAGGTTGTCAGGATTCAAAGAATAGGCTCGTGTTCTTCGAGGGTTGTAATTATGCTTTTGATTTGGAAGATCTGTTGAGGGCTTCTGCTGAAGTTTTGGGGAAGGGGACTTTTGGTATGTCTTATAAGGCGATTTTGGAGGATGCGAATGTTGTGGTTGTCAAGAGGCTGAAAGAGGTAAGCGCTGGGAAAAAGGAGTTCGAACAACAAATGGAATTGATCGGTAGCATTAGGCATGAAAATGCAGTTGCACTTCGAGCTTATTACTACTCAAGGGATGAAAAGTTAATGGTGAATGATCACTGCAGCGAGGGGAGTATCTCTGCGATGTTACACAGTATGTTGTTCTCATCCCTTTATTTTCGTTAATCAATATGTTGCTTTTACATCTCTTATTTCCATAACATATGTCCTATTTCACTTATGCAATTCTTAGTCGTTTTATTTCTCAATTTCT
This Spinacia oleracea cultivar Varoflay chromosome 6, BTI_SOV_V1, whole genome shotgun sequence DNA region includes the following protein-coding sequences:
- the LOC110778350 gene encoding probable inactive receptor kinase At4g23740, with protein sequence MRGVSIFYAVFMVLFSGLFNYEVNASLLDDDKKALMDFVGKVPHLHVLNWSESTSICSNWTGITCNADSTRVISVRLPAVGFNGEIPGDTISRLSALQILSLRENGISGTFPSDFANLKNLSMLFLQFNNFSGPLPSDFSTWENMSVLNLSNNRFNGSIPKSISSLNLLSALDLSNNSISGEVPDLGLPNLQVLNLSNNNLNGIVPKSLQRFPKSAFLGNDVDLVNSLVEQSDLSPIPGGRLIKPRNWWRQAWFLAIVIACGVLGIVAFGFLFFACCLRRKDDDGFTGKFPKGSRSPEKATSGCQDSKNRLVFFEGCNYAFDLEDLLRASAEVLGKGTFGMSYKAILEDANVVVVKRLKEVSAGKKEFEQQMELIGSIRHENAVALRAYYYSRDEKLMVNDHCSEGSISAMLHNQRGEDRIPLDWETRLRIAIGAARGIAHIHSVNGGKFVHGNIRSSNIFFNSQKYGSVSDFGLATVMTPLAPPISRAAGYRAPEVTDTRKATQASDVYSFGVFLLELLTGKSPVHATGGDELVHLVRWVHSVVREEWTAEVFDLEILRYSHVEEEMVEMLQIALTCVARVPDQRPRMTDLLKMIEDVRNSLAEVHPETTSAPSPPH